Below is a window of Lacibacter sp. H407 DNA.
AAACTCAAGGAGCTTTCGAAAAAACAATATGGTGTAAATGCAGAGCTTGAAAAACTCAGTCTCAATTTGATTTTCAACAGCAGGCATCACGGTCGCACAAGGGAAACAGAAGCTGATATGCAGGCTTTCAGCTTTTTTAAGAATACAGGATATGATGCAAACGGCATTGTATCGTTATTGCAATTACTTGATACGGTTGATAAAGCAACTGTTTTTCCGAAGCTCAACGTACAAACAATACTCAACTTCGAAAACTATCCGTTTAAAAAGAAATGGATACAGGACGAGTCGGTAATCTTCAGTAAAATAAATATGCAGACTGCTGAAGAACAAGCAAAAGAGATAGACTCGTTCAAAACACATCCAGATATCCCTCAACGTATTGCTGCATTGAAAGACTCAGTTGCTTCACAAACAACCGGTAAGGATTTTCTGGTTGATGAAAATTATTTTCAGAAACTGAAAGAAGAGCTTTTACTTGAAATGATTGAACATACGTATCAGTCGGATAATGTAAGCCGAAACATCTATTATAACTTGCTTTTATTACAACAGCAGAAACAAACAAATCTTGCTGCATATTTAATCGCAAGAGATTTGAATAAGCTGTACGAACAACAAAAAAATCACAAGGCAGGTTTACTACTTGATACGGAGAACAAATTCTATTCAGATGATTACAATCAGCTCCTTCGCTTTCTCAACCGCATACGACTTAATGAAATGGCGCAAGTAACCCGGAGTTTCTGCAACCGTTACTTATTGCCGCTAAAAGAACTTCAACCGGTAGCAGAACAAATAAACATAGCCGAAAAAAACAATAATCAACATTAAAAAAATCTCAGAAATGAAAAGACTAACAGTTTTAATTATGCTTATGAGCTTTATTGCAAGCACGCAAGCACAAAAGTTAAGTATCGCCAATATCCAGAAGTCAAGCGTACTGCGCAACTCCGATGCCATTAAAGAAGGCAGCGAGGTGAAAGGTTATTATTTCTTTTATGTAAGTGATAAGATCGACCGTAAAACCAACGAGTACACATTACAGATCATGGATCAAAACCTGAACAAATTAAAAGAAGTAAAATTCCAGGACTCGAAAAACGTCACTATCATTGAATCGTCGTTTAACGGAACTGATCTTGTGTTTTTATTTTATAATTCTGACGCCAATATTCTCGACTATCAGGTTTACGGTGCGGATGGTACAAAGAAATTCTCCTACACTAAAAGTATTTCAAAAAAAGATGAAGCTTACTTAAGAATGAACTATTTAATGGATGATGAGGACAGTAATTTTAAAGGATTATATCCGGTAGAGGGCAAAGGATTTATTTCAAATGTCCCCAGTCGTGATAATAAAGATTTTACATTTCAGATTAGCTACGTAGGCACTGCTGCAAAAAAACAATGGACCTATGTTCCGGCGATGGATGGCAAAATGTTTGTGGGTGATTACCTTGGTACCCATAAGAATGTGGTATATGTTGAAATGCTGAAATACTCCAGCAGAATGGATCGCAATCCCGACTCCTATATACTGGGCCTGTCACTTGAAAACGGGAAACTGCTGTTTCAAAAATCAACCAACGAAGGGAAATACAATTTCTACCCAATCAGTATGTCCGTTTTAAATGATGGTAAAGCTTATTTGTACGGAGAGTATTTTGATAAAGGTGGCAATGTAATGAAAGATAAATCAAAAGGGTTTGCATTTATAGGTATTGACGAATCAGGAAAAACGCTGAGTGAAAAATATTCTTCCTGGGCTCTTGATCTTGGCAAACATCTTGGGGTAAGTGGTAGTGGTAAGATTGATGACTTTGGGTTTATGTTCCTGCATAATATGATACAAACAGAAGATGGCAGCATTTATGCAATTGGCGAAGGTTATAAAAAAGCTGCAAGCGCACTTGGAATTGCCTCAACTATACTTGTAGGTGCTGCGGGCGGTGGTACAAGTGTGAGCACAGTTAAACTGAAAGTAACCGATATGCTTGTTATTAAGTTTGATCCTGATTTTACTGTTAAAGAAGCGTCAATCTATAAGAAAAGTGATAACGATGTTCAACTTGCGGGCGGTTCTGAATTTATGAGCACCCAAATGTTAGGGAAAGCTGTAAAATATGGCTATGGTGCTTTTGATTATGCTTACACACAGGTAAATAGAGATCGTAGTTCATTCTCTGTTTGCTACAGTGATTATGAGCGTGGCAAAGGTTACAAAGGAACCACCTTCAACTCCATAACATACAGCGATGGCAAACTTACTCAGGATAAGATCCAAACAAAATCAGACGCCACAAGATCAATTGTATTACCAGCCCGCCAGGGACAAGTATTGATTATGGATTATTATAAAAAAGATAAGAAACTGGATTTGCATTTTGAAAAGCTGAATTAAGTTTCGACTATCGATCAGAAAATAAAAAAAGGAGCAATGCTCCTTTTCTTTATTTATATGAATGTTTTCTGTTATTATCTCAACTCTTCCACTTTCACTCTTGTTGGTGAATCTTTCCCACTCACAATACTTCTTGCACTCAATGCAATGGACTTAATGATCATGGTCATATTATCAAGATCAAGTGTTTCCACTTCATCCGACACTTTGTGATAGTTTGGTTCACTATCCATTTTTGATGTAGAAATGGTATGTGCAGGAACGCCCAGGCGTGCAAGCGTTGCATTATCGGAACGATAGAATAAATTCTGATCAGTATACGGATCGGGATAAAATGCAAATCCTGTTCCTTCCAGGTTCTTCTGCATAATTGCACCCATATCTGTTTTTTCGAAACCGGTAATATATGCAGAGTTTTTACCCCACTTACTTTCTGTACCAATCATTTCAATATTGAACATGGCAGCCACTTTTGCCGGATCAAATTGTTTTGAAAAATATTGTGCACCATAACCACCCGATTCTTCTGCAGTAAAGGCAGCAAAGATGATGGTGCGTTCGTTGTTGTTTAATGCTTTGTAATATTTTGCCAGCAGAATAACAGCGGTAGTTCCTGCGGCATCGTCATTTGCACCATTAAAGATCGAATCACCATCAACCGGCTTGCCAATACCGATATGATCGTAGTGCCCGGAGAAGATCACATACTCATCCTTTTCACTTTTTCCGGGAATAATTCCTACAACATTCGACAACTTTTGTTCTGTAATTTCATGCTGTGCTTCAATACTGTAAGTTGATGGATCAACAGCAGTTAAAACAAACACAACACTGTTCTTCATCGGAAACATGCCACGCTTGAACCCGGTCAAACGTCCAAAATTCTTACTGTATGAAGTGTCAACTAAAACAATGTAATTTTTTCCAGACCTGATATACTTCTGAGCTTCTGAAAACAGGTTGACTCCTGCTGCAAGTTTTACTTTTTCATAACCCGATTGTTCATTGATCGTTACACTGGCTGCAGTTGTAATTACAACAACATTCTTTGGATCAACTGATTGCTGATCGAAGCTGCAAGTCAATCCTTTGAACCGTGGAGTAAGAATCGTAAACTCCTGGCGGTATGTGCCACTGCTGTTCCATGTTTCTAAACCGGCTGCTTTAAATTCGGCAGCAATAAAATCAGCTGCTTTATCGATCTCAGGTGAAAATACTCTCCTGCCTTTCATTTCATCGGATGCAAGTACACGCTCAATCCGTTCCACTTCCTTTGCATTGATAATGTTGTCAACTTTCGTTTGTGCAAATAAAAACGTGGCTATTGCGGTCAATAACCACGTTGCAAAAAATTTCTTCATTGATAAGGTATTACTTTAAAATGTTTCGATTATAAACTCATCATTTCTTTAAACTTCACAGCTTGTCTGCGACTCACTTCAATTTTATCGCCACCATGAATTTCCAATAACAAACCGCCGTTGAAATAAGGTTCTACTTTTTCAATCATGCGGAGATTCACAATGTGTTTGCGGTTTGCACGAAAGAATATTTTTTCATCTAGTCGCTCTTCCAATGCATTCAGTGATTTTAAGATGAGCGGTTTGTTGGGACCAAAATAAACTTTCGCATAGTTGCCCACACTTTCAAACAAACGGATATCGCTCAGCTTTACAAACCAGCAGCGTTCGCCATCTTTCACAAACACCTGATCGTTCTCACTCAACATGCTGCGGTTTACCGACAGTGGTTCACCATCAACCGTTGTTTCTTTTTCTTCCTCGTCGAGTTTGTGCAATGCATCTGCCAAACGCTTGGGTTCGATCGGCTTCAGCAAATAATCCAATGCATTTACTTCAAATGCACGCAAGGCATATTCGTCATACGCAGTGGTGAAGATCACTTCGGGTGTACGATCCAGTTCACTCAACAGATCAAAGCCTGTTTTGCCGGGCATTTGAATATCTAAGAAAATCAGATCGGGGTTCAATGCTTCGATCTTTTGCAGACCTTCATCTACATTCGATGCTTCATCGATCACTTCTATATCCGGAAATTCAATCAACAGCTTTTTCAGCTCATTTCTGGCCAATCGTTCATCATCAATAATGATTGCTCTTTTATTCATGGATGGTTTTATTTATACGAATTAAACGAATAGTTTAAAGTTACTACAATCCCGCAGGCATTACCACTCTGGCTTCCACTTCATTTCCATTTACATCGCTGATGGAAAAACCGGCATCATTACCAAACATCAGCTTCAACCGGCTTTGTGTGCTGGAAATACCAAACCCATCCGGATTAAAATCGCCATTCAGCCGGCCTGTATTCCGGATCACCAGTTCATGATGATCGTTCACAAACTTTGAGCTGATCTTAATGACACCACCGGTAACATTTTTGCTGATGCCGTGCTTGATCGCATTCTCTACAAGCGTTTGCAACATCATTGGTGGTACAGGTTGCTCCAACGTATCTTCATCAATATCAAAATTCACTTTCAACCGTTCTTCAAAACGCATTTGTTCCAATGCCAGGTAATCTTTTACAATGCTCAGTTCTTTTTCAAACGGAACGGTTTCCTGTTTTTCTACCTGCATACTACTGCGCAGGATATTACTCAACTCGGTAATAGCTGTTCTTGCACGGGTAGGGTTTTCATCGACCAATGCACGGATGCCATTCAACGAATTGAAAATAAAATGCGGATTGATATGTGCTTTGATCGTTTTGAGTTCCAGCTCCTTCACCACACTCTGCATCTTTAACGCATCGAGTTGCTGTTTACGAAAGCTTTCAACATAATGGTAAATAAAATAAATGAGGTTCCATACCAGTAAGGTTACAAACGCATTAATGGCCGAACCTACCAGGAGCCTTGTAAAACTGTATTGTTTTTGTTCCGGTGTAAAGAGGTCGAATATATTAAAAAGCGAAAGCGAAATAAACGGATACAGCATCGAAAAAGCAAGTGTAAGTACAAGGAAATAAACCACCTGCCGTTCAAAAGTTTTATGCAGCAGATTGGTTTGAATGATTACCCAGCGCATGAAATGGGTAATGATCAACCCCAGCACGGCAATAATGAGGGAACGTATGATGAAGGAAGAAGTGATCTCCCGGTTATAGGTCCAGGCAAAAAAGAAATT
It encodes the following:
- a CDS encoding M48 family metallopeptidase; amino-acid sequence: MKTIVHTFASLLLCSLLSAQQNPFYNFQTDDTILKKNWVQSVQNVKKSWLAQVTPSLKKDYEEIYKTHFEQIEKTITGKSCITAKEPYSYLQRVLSKIIQANPVLKADELRLFFTRDWWPNAYSMGDGSIAINAGLVIHLQNEAELAFVLCHELAHYYRSHTRQSVDQYVTVTNSPEFQKKLKELSKKQYGVNAELEKLSLNLIFNSRHHGRTRETEADMQAFSFFKNTGYDANGIVSLLQLLDTVDKATVFPKLNVQTILNFENYPFKKKWIQDESVIFSKINMQTAEEQAKEIDSFKTHPDIPQRIAALKDSVASQTTGKDFLVDENYFQKLKEELLLEMIEHTYQSDNVSRNIYYNLLLLQQQKQTNLAAYLIARDLNKLYEQQKNHKAGLLLDTENKFYSDDYNQLLRFLNRIRLNEMAQVTRSFCNRYLLPLKELQPVAEQINIAEKNNNQH
- a CDS encoding DUF6770 family protein, translating into MKRLTVLIMLMSFIASTQAQKLSIANIQKSSVLRNSDAIKEGSEVKGYYFFYVSDKIDRKTNEYTLQIMDQNLNKLKEVKFQDSKNVTIIESSFNGTDLVFLFYNSDANILDYQVYGADGTKKFSYTKSISKKDEAYLRMNYLMDDEDSNFKGLYPVEGKGFISNVPSRDNKDFTFQISYVGTAAKKQWTYVPAMDGKMFVGDYLGTHKNVVYVEMLKYSSRMDRNPDSYILGLSLENGKLLFQKSTNEGKYNFYPISMSVLNDGKAYLYGEYFDKGGNVMKDKSKGFAFIGIDESGKTLSEKYSSWALDLGKHLGVSGSGKIDDFGFMFLHNMIQTEDGSIYAIGEGYKKAASALGIASTILVGAAGGGTSVSTVKLKVTDMLVIKFDPDFTVKEASIYKKSDNDVQLAGGSEFMSTQMLGKAVKYGYGAFDYAYTQVNRDRSSFSVCYSDYERGKGYKGTTFNSITYSDGKLTQDKIQTKSDATRSIVLPARQGQVLIMDYYKKDKKLDLHFEKLN
- a CDS encoding M28 family peptidase, translating into MKKFFATWLLTAIATFLFAQTKVDNIINAKEVERIERVLASDEMKGRRVFSPEIDKAADFIAAEFKAAGLETWNSSGTYRQEFTILTPRFKGLTCSFDQQSVDPKNVVVITTAASVTINEQSGYEKVKLAAGVNLFSEAQKYIRSGKNYIVLVDTSYSKNFGRLTGFKRGMFPMKNSVVFVLTAVDPSTYSIEAQHEITEQKLSNVVGIIPGKSEKDEYVIFSGHYDHIGIGKPVDGDSIFNGANDDAAGTTAVILLAKYYKALNNNERTIIFAAFTAEESGGYGAQYFSKQFDPAKVAAMFNIEMIGTESKWGKNSAYITGFEKTDMGAIMQKNLEGTGFAFYPDPYTDQNLFYRSDNATLARLGVPAHTISTSKMDSEPNYHKVSDEVETLDLDNMTMIIKSIALSARSIVSGKDSPTRVKVEELR
- a CDS encoding LytR/AlgR family response regulator transcription factor, which encodes MNKRAIIIDDERLARNELKKLLIEFPDIEVIDEASNVDEGLQKIEALNPDLIFLDIQMPGKTGFDLLSELDRTPEVIFTTAYDEYALRAFEVNALDYLLKPIEPKRLADALHKLDEEEKETTVDGEPLSVNRSMLSENDQVFVKDGERCWFVKLSDIRLFESVGNYAKVYFGPNKPLILKSLNALEERLDEKIFFRANRKHIVNLRMIEKVEPYFNGGLLLEIHGGDKIEVSRRQAVKFKEMMSL
- a CDS encoding sensor histidine kinase → MRIGISKMGAYWWCQLAGWGGNMLMNFFFAWTYNREITSSFIIRSLIIAVLGLIITHFMRWVIIQTNLLHKTFERQVVYFLVLTLAFSMLYPFISLSLFNIFDLFTPEQKQYSFTRLLVGSAINAFVTLLVWNLIYFIYHYVESFRKQQLDALKMQSVVKELELKTIKAHINPHFIFNSLNGIRALVDENPTRARTAITELSNILRSSMQVEKQETVPFEKELSIVKDYLALEQMRFEERLKVNFDIDEDTLEQPVPPMMLQTLVENAIKHGISKNVTGGVIKISSKFVNDHHELVIRNTGRLNGDFNPDGFGISSTQSRLKLMFGNDAGFSISDVNGNEVEARVVMPAGL